In Mixophyes fleayi isolate aMixFle1 chromosome 4, aMixFle1.hap1, whole genome shotgun sequence, the following proteins share a genomic window:
- the LOC142150491 gene encoding olfactory receptor 5P81-like, producing the protein MCEDNQTEVTVFLLLGFHGLYKYKILLFIIFLLSYIVVLNGNLVLIVLVSTSDNLKIPMFIFLKHLAVADVLITTTIMPMMLDIILRDVKEVYVTSCILQLYLFFIFECVQCFLIVIMSYDRYLAICNPMRYNSIMVPHVCLKMIVGSWFLVFILTSEIIVVWQWHFCGLNYIDHFVCDFAPIVELSSSDTSILLLFDFAITFLVVFVPFFLIIITYIIISITILNISSNSGRKKAFSTCSSHLATVCAYYGTLITVYMAPSDESAINTNKFRSLLYIVVTPMMNPIIYSLRNHEIRRTLQKMIVNIQIQLKTK; encoded by the coding sequence ATGTGTGAGGACAATCAGACTGAAGTCACAGTGTTTTTACTTTTAGGATTTCATGGtctatataaatacaaaattctACTCTTCATCATCTTCCTCTTGTCCTACATTGTGGTACTAAATGGAAACCTTGTCCTTATTGTTTTGGTGTCCACAAGTGATAATCTCAAAATTCCAATGTTCATCTTCCTTAAACATCTAGCAGTAGCCGATGTACTAATAACCACCACCATTATGCCAATGATGTTAGATATCATATTAAGGGATGTAAAAGAAGTATATGTCACTAGCTGCATTTTACAACtatacttgtttttcatttttgaatGTGTACAATGTTTCCTTATTGTTATAATGTCTTATGATCGATATTTGGCCATTTGCAATCCGATGCGTTACAATTCTATAATGGTGCCCCATGTCTGCCTCAAAATGATTGTTGGGTCTTGGTTCTTGGTCTTCATTTTAACAAGTGAAATAATTGTAGTTTggcagtggcacttttgtggtCTCAATTACATTGACCATTTTGTCTGTGACTTTGCCCCAATAGTAGAATTGTCTTCTTCAGACACTTCCATCTTGTTATTGTTTGATTTTGCAATAACTTTTTTAGTGGTCTTCGTCCCTTTTTTCTTAATCATCATAACCTACATCATCATTTCCATCACCATACTGAACATTTCATCCAACAGTGGAagaaaaaaagccttctccacaTGCAGCTCCCACCTTGCCACTGTATGTGCATATTATGGAACCCTGATCACAGTTTACATGGCGCCATCTGACGAGAGTGCAATTAACACAAACAAGTTTAGGTCTCTATTATACATTGTGGTGACTCCTATGATGAATCCCATTATCTACAGCCTCAGGAACCATGAGATCAGACGGACTCTTCAAAAAATGATTGTAAATATTCAAAtacaattgaaaacaaaataa